The genomic DNA GCTCAATGTCCCCATAGTTCtataggacaaaaaaaaaaaaaaaaaaaaaaaaaaaaaaaacacacacacacacaagcaaaaaaagCTACTCCCCAGTTTTGACATGTTTGCTAAGAAGTTGCATTTTCCTCTCGTATACAGTCCACCCAATGAGGATGTCCTCCAGTCAAAGCCCCCAGGATCAGGAGAGAGGCAATGTAATCCTGATGACTGGTACAATCAGAGCAGTTTGGTTCTACATCCTAGAGAAATGACACAGGTTTCAACCCCCAGTAGTGATGGGCAGATTCTAGTTAGGGTTGGTGGGTTTGCAAGCCAACAGTAGGCATATGTGCTTGCATAGCTGGCAATGGTGCTGTCATTCCTCACGGTAACAGagctgtcttccctgtgactcaAGCTAAACTCTTTCTGCCGCTAGTCAGTTTCAAAATTTTATTCTAATGCAGACATTTCTAAAATGTGCCAGTTCCTAAGAACAGGTAGCATGGTATGGAGGGGCTGTTCCCATGTCCTACTGCTTATGGACATTCACATGCAATTTCCACAGCAAGACGGGACTGGTCACCACCACATGGGAGAGGCTGTACTTCTTCACCCAAGGCGGGAACCTCATGTGCCAGCCCAGGGGAGCCGTGGCTGGAGGCTTGATTCAGGACCTGGACAACTGCTCTGTGATGGCAGTGGATTGTGAAGACCGACGATACTGCTTCCAGATCTCCACACCCAGTGGAAAACCGTATGCCTCGTGTCTTATTTGGGAGGACAGTATAGGAATCGCCCCTACTGAAGGCTGCTAGCTCTAGTTCCCATGTGCCAGTCATCCATGGGAGAGGCCACATTGCAGGTCTTGTTCTTCCCAAGGATGGTTTTATGTTCTCTGTAAACAGATGCAGTGACCACTGGAACCCAGCTCACCTTATTCAGGAGCCCCCATGAGGATCCAGCTGTGTCTTGGGAGGAAAGATGATGTGTACAAGACAGATGTAGCAGGTGCTTCCCAGCAGAGATCTGAGAGAAAGCTGGGAGTCCTGTTTCAGGGCAAGGCTAAGGAGAGCAGGCAGGAAACTGTCCAACAGGACCATTTTACATCTGGGACAGGAAGTGTGAGCAGTACATTTTCTACAGAAGTCATTTAGCCACACTATCCCCACACCTTGAGACCTTATGGATCCAAAGGTCATACCTGAAAATGTAGCCTGGGTTATCACAGTAGGTCCCATCCCAGTGGTTACCATCTTGTGTAGAACAGTGGATTCAGTTTTAGGGTTCTCAATCCTAGGAAATACCTCAGGCTTTGCCTGCTTGGAGAGTGGTAGTGGGAATGGGGGGAGCCTATGGGCCATCCCTTCCCCAAGTTAGTAGAGCAGTTAGGCAGTTCTTCCTCTGATAATGGCCAGTGGCTCAGGACTAAGATGCCCAGATTCTAGTGGTCCCAGGTAGTTCTAAACACCCCTGGGCCTGAATCTTCCCAGATACAGAGATGACATCTGTGTTCCCTCTGCCACAGAGAGCCCCTGAAAGAACTAAGGCCATCAGAAAGGTGGAATGCCTTCAGTATACAGACTTTGAATGCTTTGATACATGCTAGGTCCTCCCTCAAAGAAAGCTGGAGCAGGGGCGGGTAATATCTTGGTGCCTTGGATCATTTAAGAAGAACATCAAGACAGTTCTTACTGTAGTCTAGTACTGTAGTCCTAGACTAGATGATCCAAGTCCAGCCTTCTCATATAGAGAACAAGGCTTAGAGATAATGTGGAAGGTTCAAGCCTACAGCCCCGTTTCCCTTGCATCCCATGCTGCTTTCCTGATGCCAAGTTGTTCTAATGAACATTTCCTGGGTCCCAACCTGGGGAAGCACTGATGCTATCTTGTTTGTTTCAGGGGAATAATTCTCCAggcagagagcagaaaggaatACGAAGAGGTAAAGCTTTGTCTGTCCTACCTCTGTTCTCCTGTGTTGAGGAACTGGGATTCAGTATTCTTTCTAATGTCCTCCACAGTGGATATGTGCAATAAACAACATCTCCAGGCAGATCTACCTGACAGACAACCCAGAGGTAATTAATACCTGCCTGCACTCCACCTGCAAGGTAGGCATCCCTTCCTGGACTGAGCCTGTGTGTCCTGTGGCTTACATGTAGGCAGTAGCCATCAAGCTGAACCAGACGGCTCTTCAGGCAGTGACTCCAATTACAAGCTTTGGGAAAAAACAAGAAAGCTTTTGCTCCAGGTAACTAAAGGATAAGGAAAAACTACCAAACTGTGTTAGGAATTTGAAATGAGTTGTTCTTAACCTTCACAACCCCCAAGGATTCCATAGCACCCTGTGTGGGACCAGAAATAGTAATATGCCCATATCCACAGCAGACGAGGGGTGGAGCCAGTATTCAAACTAACTTAAGTGTCCCTGTTGAGGTCCACAGGGCCAGACCTTAGTACAACAGACATACACCTTGTCAGCCCCTCAGCACTGTAACCCTAGTCACCTTCTGTGTGTCCATGTTACTGGCTGAGCCTTTCCTGCACATTTCCTTTCACATGTGTATGTATCTACTAAGTTTTTACTTACATTACTACATTGTCATAATTCTTGTAGTAGGTCTACCAGTTCTTTGTTAGCATTGAGTATTGACCTGtctgtttgctgttttgttgggaTGTGGGGTGAGGTCATCACATTATACCACCTGGGCTGGCCTCAGAGTTCCAGCAGACCTccttgccttggcctcccaagtgctggaattctgGGCATCCTCTGTCAATCTGGTTTTGCTATTTTCATTAACTGAATATGCATACAGCTTTTCCTTTGGGTACTGTTTACAGATGTATTCTAGGATGCCTACATTTGTCTCAATGGGAGTTTTCAAGCAGTTAACTAGGTAGTAGAAGGAAGTCTTACTTGTGTTAATGGCATCAAGGGGCATATTAAAATcaattctatttgtttcttttagtgGCATGGTAGAAAGAACTCCATcagatgttctacaaatactTAATGGTCTAAAAGGAAGTGCTTAGAAAACTCTTTAATTATGTAGCTTCCTGGGGTTCATGCACTTGGCATTAGGTACTTGAGAAAGGGTGGTAGGTAAGGCCACTAGATACATTTGAGTCATTGTAAAAGTCTTGGTACTCCCCACTCAGAAATTACAGGCAGTGGGACGGAACTGGAGGGATTGAGAAATGAGGTGACAGTCAGAACCAGGTTTACAGAAATCATTCTGCATCATCCATAGGATGAACTGGATAGGAGGGGTCGGTGGAGCAACAGGACTGTCTCCAAGCTGTGTATTTGTTTCTAGTCACATTTCACTGTCACATAACCATTGCAGTTTCCATACAGTATTCAGTTATTGCCAGGTTTGAGAAACCAGAAAACGTTGATATAAAAATAACAAGTGAAAAGATCACCTAGGACTTATGGTCCAGGTGCTGTAAGGAACAGAAATGTTGTAACATCACATGCCCTTTGAAGGAGTTTGCACTATACcgtaaagatttcttttttgtttttttgtttttcaagacagggtttctctgtgtagctttggagcctatcctggcattcgttctggagaccaggctggcctcgaactcacagagatccgcctacctctgcctcccgagtgctgggattaaaggcatgcgccaccaacacctggctaccTTAAGGATTTTTATAAAGTTAAATCACAGCATTTTAACAGTGTAGGACAGGCTACAAGGGGGGTGCACTGCTTTTATTGATGTCTCTATAGATACATGTGGGCCACAGTACAGTGCTTAGGAGGCTGTGACTTACTGAGAAGTTATCACAGAATTCAGAGAAGGTACAGCTGGCTTAGTTGGTGGAAATTTGAGCTGCTTGAGGGAGAGTTGGAATTGTGCTATACAGAAACAAGAACACATAGTATGTTTGCTGTCTCAAGTGGACGGTGTATTGGGTGAGTGGAAAGGAGGGGTGTTTTAGGTAATTACAGCCAGGTTGCAATGAAATGTCAGGTCCAGATGTTTGTTCTTTCAGCTAACATGTTTCCAATACCTACTGTGTCAGTGTATAAATGTGAGCTGCCCACAGTTTCAAGTCTTAAGTCCTAACACTGCCCGGAATGTTCAGCAATAGAGGGACTGGAGGTAGTAAAGAGGTGAAGGGCTTTAGCCAAGGATGCAAAGTTGAATCAAGCTTATTTGTAGAATGGACTGAGAATGGTTGAAGGCTCCCTCATATTTCAATATGTAAAAGTAGTATCAGCATTAAACAAGTGACTAAATTTAttcaattttcttctcttttatattttagtCAAAACATGAGAAATTCAGACACAGAGAATGACAAGATTGTTCCCAAAGCAGCAGGCAGAGTTCCTGAAACAGAGGAACTGATTGCACCTGGGACACCCATTCAGTTTGATATTGTACTTCCTGCAACAGAATTCCTTGACCAGAACAGGGGCAGCAGGTATGACCTGAGGGAGCTAGCTGTCTGGGAAAGTGAAAGCCACTTTGTCTTTACTCACCCACCACCAAACACTACTACTCTGACCTAAGGGTACAAGTGTGGCACTCTTGGCAGCCCGCCCCCCACCTCTGTCAGGACTGCTGACATCTGGCTGTTCTCCTAGGCGTACCAACCCTTTTGGCGAGATGGAGGATGAGTCATTCCCTGAAGCAGAAGGTAAGTGTCAAGTCTTGTTTTCTTACTCATTGACCCCTGGGGGTGAGAGGTCTTGTGCTAGAGCTAAGGTGTAATATAGGAATTCAGATTTGACCCTCCAGTATGTTCTAGGAAAACCTGGACAGAGGGGAAGGGTCTTAGTTTTTGCCATACATGCCCCTTCCTGCCCAGAAAATGATCACATCTAAATATAAAGTAGattttcaaagaggaaacaatggtcataattaaaatagaatcttGAGAGCTGAGATGGTAGCAAACATCTGTAATTATCtttagggaggctgagacaggaggattactgagCGCAAGGCCTAATTCAGTTAAGCATAATTTGAAATCTTAGACTGTCAGTAGGATGGAACTCTTTCCAATGACTCCCCTTATGTTTAATAATACTTAAGAATTTGCAGAGGACAAGAAatagctggaaagatggctcagggatcatttgctgctcttacagaagacctagggttcagttcaattcccattatccacatggcagttcataaccatttgtaacccCAGTCTAGAagatacaacaccctcttctagactcTACATGCACCAGACATGCagaggtgcacatacatatacacataaaattatattttaaatttgcacaaacagagctggagagaggactcagcagttaagagcatttagtgttcttgtagaggaccccaaattgggtttggttctcagcacctatgTAGCCCGCTtatgactgcctgtaactccaactcagGGATGTGATaccatctctggcttccacaggcatatacatggtgcatacatacatgcaagcaaaaccttatataaatgtaaaataaaccttaaaaaaaattagGGTAAACAGAACTGAAAAGGGTGACAGAGGAGTCACTGAGTTaaagaccaacctagtctacatagcatgaccctgcctcaaataaataaaactataaatcaaaagaaactccagacctAGGTtcagtggagcatgcctttaatcccagcactagggaggcagaagcaggctgatctcattgagttcaaggtcagcctgctctacagagcgagttccaggacagccaggctacacagagaaaccttgtctcagacaaACAAGTGACTAAGACCCAGCCAGGTCTTCCCCTGCTCTCAGGCTCCTGGTGTTGGTTGTATGTCAGCATGTTAATGTGATCCTGAGTGGAGTGTGTTCTCTTGCAGATTCTCTTTTGCAGCAGATGTTCATCGTTCGGTTTTTGGGATCAATGGCAGTTAAGACAGACCACACTACAGAAGTGATTTATGAAGCAATGAGACAAGTACTGGCTGCTCGAGCTATTCATAACATCTTCCGAATGACGGAATCCCATCTGATGGTTACCAGTCAAACTCTGAGGTACCTTCAGTTCACTTCAGACCTGATTGCCTGTGTAAGGAATATTTACCCATGTGCAATGGTAGTGCTAATGTTTCTACTTACATCCTTTATGCACATGGATATTTAGAATAAAAGATACATTCTTAGCAAGAACTGGTTGGGTGTAACCAGCATATGGGAGACTGGAGCAGGACTGAAGCCGGAAAGAACCCTGTTTTAAGATTCCTATTATTAGGCAGGTGTGGtggaacacatctttaatcccattactcgggaggcagaggcaggcagatctgagttcgaggccagcctggtctacagagtgagtcccaggacagccagcattgctatacagaaaaaccctgtcttgaaacaacaacaacaacaaacaagaaataaaagattcCTGTTGTTAGTGATTATAGATGGAGTACTCcttacctgtttttttttgtttttttttttttttttcaaatttttacatCAGATAGCTTGGGGATGGGGCCCAAATTTACACGTAAGATTTGTGCTCTACACAAATAGCCTACGAGCAATGTTACTGTACACAGTATGTTTAATTATCTTGTACAAGAAACAAGGGTTCATAGTGTGGACTTTTCACTGTGGTATCATATCCACACATTTCCAATTAGAGTTTTCAGATTAGGTTGTCCATCCTACTAAGCAGGTGCCCATGAAGTCAGGCTCCAAGCACAGGCTTAGAGTCAATCTGCAGCCACAGAACATACGATGCCTACTTATCTGGAACAGATATGTTTCTAGCATCAGTGGGATGCACTTGTAATCCTATGTTTTTAGCTTCATTACATGTCTAACTGGTAACAGATACTGAATTCAGTCAGTTTCACCTGTCTCTTCTCAATCTTCTCAGTGTGGTTGGTGGACTTCTATGGGTCATTAAATCTCAATGAGCTGGCAGCAGGCTCCCTAGATCCTGCCCCAtgcaaccacacctggctttgaacatggatgctgggggttGTCACAGAGCAACTGCTCTTATCCACTGCACCATTCCCAGATCCCTTAGTGGCCTTTAGAGGCATAACCACCACCGGTTATTCAAAACCCTTCACTGCCCTCTCaccattccttctttttctcagAGTGACATGTTGGAAAGTGTTTCAGTACTTCAGGGCAATTAAAGTTGCTGGTTAGTGTCTATATGGAAGACGGTCACACAGGACACAATCCACCCATGTTCTATAGACCTCAGAACTACAGAAACCAATGCTGAATCCCACGGACTTATGTTCTATTTGCTGTGGAAGCTTCCAGACCTGGTACCTTGGTTTTAACACACCAGTTCAGCAAAGATAGAAAACACACCCCAGGTTCACCTAGGACTGTCATGTTTCCCTGAACCAGGCCTTGCTTTTCATATATGGGACATTAGTATGATTTCACGGTGACCTATAAACTCTTCTGAGGGTGTGTGACCAACGTGTGTAATAGTGAGTCTCTTACAATTTCAGGTTGATAGACCCTCAGACTCAAGTGTCAAGGGCCTGTGTAAGTACCTGCTACGTCTTAATGTTTACGATTACACCTCATTTCTCCTCTGCCCCTGGAGACCCAGCCCAGGCATATGATAATTTGCCAAGTTGCATGACTGTCCTGTCCCCTATAATACAGCCTTCTTCAACTCTTCCATAGAGAACAGTTAAGCTGGTTTTAAGTTACAGTTGTATGGTTATTCATTCTGTCCCCTGTCCTGTCTCCCTCACCTCCGCAAGTTTGAACTTACCAGTGTCACACAGTTTGCtgctcatcaagaaaacaaaagactggTTGGCTTTGTCATCAGATTACCGGAGTCCACAGGAGAAGAGTCCCTGAGCACGTACATTTTTGAAAGCAACTCAGAAGGCGAAAAggtgtcttgtctgtctgtcagtctcttCCCTCCTACACACCTTTGTAAGGCTGTCTTTAATGGGCATGGGGTTTCACTATCCTTCTGAATATCTATCTGGTTAATTATACATGTCTCTATCCAGACATTCAGACAGTAATACCTTCTGGGAAGGTCCCACCTAAAAATAACAACCCTAATAGCTAGATATAATTGTTTAGCATCATGAAATGCTAAAATgcaccttttttcttttaaagcagtggttctcaacgttCCAGATGCCGTGACCCtctactacagttcctcatgttgtggtgacttccaactataaaattacttttgttgctacttataACTAATTTTGCTGTTAGGATTCATAATGTatctgttttccagtggtcttagatgacccctgtgaaagggttgtttggccCCCTCATGGGTCaagacccacatgttgagaaccactgttttaaacAAATTAAAGCAGAAGTTACCATAGAAAACAGTCTCAGAGGAAACCAAGGAAAGAACATCAAACAGTTCTTTTTTCAGGATTTCTCAAAACCAGCCCTTCCACCAAGTACTTGATTTACCAGTGTGTACATGAACATGCAGGGGGAACACCCTGCTAAAACTGTATACAGCAGAATGACTTACGTCTTTTTCA from Cricetulus griseus strain 17A/GY chromosome 1 unlocalized genomic scaffold, alternate assembly CriGri-PICRH-1.0 chr1_0, whole genome shotgun sequence includes the following:
- the Appl2 gene encoding DCC-interacting protein 13-beta isoform X2 is translated as MPAVDRLLLEEALQDSPQTRSLLSVFEEDAGTLTDYTNQLLQAMQRVYGAQNEMCLATQQLSKQLLAYEKQNFALGKGDEEVISTLHYFSKVMDELNGLHTELAKQLADTMLLPVIRFREKDLTEVSTLKDLFGLASNEHDLSMAKYSRLPKKKENERVKTEVGKEVASARRKQHLSSLQYYCALNALQYRKRMAMMEPLIGFAHGQINFFKRGAEMFSKSMDSFLSSVTDMVQSIQVELEAEADQMRVSQQELLSVDESVYTPDIDVATPQINRNLIQKAGYLNLRNKTGLVTTTWERLYFFTQGGNLMCQPRGAVAGGLIQDLDNCSVMAVDCEDRRYCFQISTPSGKPGIILQAESRKEYEEWICAINNISRQIYLTDNPEAVAIKLNQTALQAVTPITSFGKKQESFCSSQNMRNSDTENDKIVPKAAGRVPETEELIAPGTPIQFDIVLPATEFLDQNRGSRRTNPFGEMEDESFPEAEDSLLQQMFIVRFLGSMAVKTDHTTEVIYEAMRQVLAARAIHNIFRMTESHLMVTSQTLRLIDPQTQVSRACFELTSVTQFAAHQENKRLVGFVIRLPESTGEESLSTYIFESNSEGEKICYAINLGKEIIEVQKAH